The DNA window GTTTTAATCATTCCTTCATGTGCAAACCTATTTAACCCTCTTGTTTTTCCATCTCCAAAACCTGCTGCAAAAATTATATTAAGTGAGTTAGGTTTTCCTTCTTTTAAAAATGATTCTTCAAGATTTAGTAAAATTTCTTCAGGAACTCCAATTCCTACAAAACCATCAACCCCTACATAACTACCATTTTCAATAATTTTAGGTATTTCTTTTGCATTTAATACTTTCATTTTCTACCCTCCTTAAAAAAAACTATAAAAATATTTTTTAAATTATAATATGTTCCAAAAAAAAAGAAAAATGTATTATTTGAATATATATCATATAAAATATATATGATAAAAATATTGATATTTGTGATATAATTAACAAAAAAATTTTTGGAGGTTAAAAAAATGAATAAAGTAGCTTTTATAACTGGTGCAGCAAGTGGAATTGGGAAATCAATAGGGGAATCTTTTCTAAAAAATAATTATAAAGTAGTTTTTTCAGATTTAAATGAAGAAAGTCTTAATAAAGTAATTTCTGAATATCAAAATCAAGGATATGAGTGTTTTGGAGTAAAATGTGATGTTACTAATGAAGATGAAATTAATTTAGCAATAGATAAAGTTATTGAAAAATATGGTAGAATTGATGTATTAATAAATAATGCAGGATTACAATATGTTTCTTTTATAGAGAATTTCCCAACTTCAAAATTTGAATTTATGATTAAAGTTATGTTGACTGCTCCTTTTATTGCAATAAAAAAAGTTTTTCCTATTATGAAAAAACAAAAATTTGGGCGTATTATTAATATGGCTTCTATTAATGGAGTAATAGGGTTTGCAGGAAAGTCTGCATACAACTCAGCTAAACATGGTTTAATAGGATTGACAAAGGTTACAGCTTTAGAAGCTGCTAATTCAGGTATTACTGTCAATGCTATATGTCCTGGTTATGTTGATACTCCTTTAGTTAGAGGACAATTTGAAGATTTAGCAAAAACAAGAAATATTCCACTAGATGAAGTATTAAACCAAGTTTTATATCCATTAATACCACAAAAAC is part of the Fusobacterium nucleatum genome and encodes:
- a CDS encoding 3-hydroxybutyrate dehydrogenase; its protein translation is MNKVAFITGAASGIGKSIGESFLKNNYKVVFSDLNEESLNKVISEYQNQGYECFGVKCDVTNEDEINLAIDKVIEKYGRIDVLINNAGLQYVSFIENFPTSKFEFMIKVMLTAPFIAIKKVFPIMKKQKFGRIINMASINGVIGFAGKSAYNSAKHGLIGLTKVTALEAANSGITVNAICPGYVDTPLVRGQFEDLAKTRNIPLDEVLNQVLYPLIPQKRLLDVKEIADYALFLSSEEAKGITGQACILDGGYTVQ